A section of the Saccharopolyspora gregorii genome encodes:
- a CDS encoding LytR C-terminal domain-containing protein has translation MTSGEPPTSPSAAKIGGIALIGAGALSAVIGLTTLVSGGSDDDAAAPPVDQQQTSAPLPPLPSAPTSAAQPPTSSAAEPPPAAGEPPAQTPDPEPQVPPANQPRPDSPGSDSTGSDHARQRIVVRVYNNSTIKGLAHRAADEFRGAGYEVPEVGNYSQGVIPTTTVYYRPGTPEEAQAKEIAAAFQARAEPRFDGLAPASPGVIAIITNDYQGMPKGK, from the coding sequence ATGACTTCCGGGGAACCCCCGACCAGCCCGTCCGCCGCGAAGATCGGCGGTATCGCCCTCATCGGCGCGGGCGCGCTATCGGCCGTGATCGGCCTGACGACGCTGGTCTCCGGCGGGTCCGACGACGACGCGGCCGCGCCGCCGGTGGACCAGCAGCAGACCTCGGCGCCGCTGCCGCCGCTGCCGTCCGCCCCGACGAGCGCCGCGCAGCCGCCCACCTCGTCGGCCGCCGAACCGCCGCCCGCCGCGGGGGAACCGCCCGCGCAGACGCCCGACCCGGAACCGCAGGTGCCGCCGGCGAACCAGCCGCGCCCGGACTCGCCGGGGTCGGACTCGACCGGCTCGGACCACGCGCGGCAGCGGATCGTGGTGCGGGTCTACAACAACAGCACCATCAAGGGCTTGGCGCACCGGGCCGCGGACGAGTTCCGCGGCGCCGGCTACGAGGTGCCGGAGGTCGGCAACTACTCGCAGGGCGTCATCCCCACCACCACGGTGTACTACCGGCCGGGCACGCCGGAGGAGGCGCAGGCGAAGGAGATCGCCGCCGCGTTCCAGGCCCGCGCCGAACCGCGCTTCGACGGCCTCGCCCCCGCGAGCCCCGGCGTCATAGCGATCATCACGAACGACTACCAGGGCATGCCGAAGGGCAAGTAG
- a CDS encoding FUSC family protein has translation MKDRLLAGLNTEAGAPDLRRRQYAMAVLVTAVVATAVGWLLDLRTPALIGGLTAVFALVAAGGQSLRSDLHRFSWFGPALVLVVAVGPLLREIPVLAGLLVAAVVFGSGMLPALGEQYRVSGQTFAAATLVSTTTGIGSGEPAWMLFLSTGAGAVFALVLRVLIGIGDPTRATRHAVARTLLEPGPGVLEIAASAWRADGSSTWLGQVLAGAARFRAARETLLAQAQRADRIEAERLHRIVVEADLVAAELARAVRSRACTGLPAMARVDPAQAVVAAGGRQDLPEAVRGMNEGLDRIRGAVVQRTEVAASPPAPGGRRQRAIGGVKAHLSLRSSLFRHALRCTLAVAVGMVIVLLLDDPSASTLLLALYVVLAPAARDSMNGALERTGGAVLGVVVLAALITLLPGVYLLVPVIVVGMLLGVERLRTDYQVLLSSLIAVTVIDQAMRLDRPLANIAISFASNTAVGAAIALGVGYISFIVLPSSMVPDVRGAIRSTVWSVSELLRSVRAAGQGHEVRAAMQSAHVLALRRTQDLLGMPALLDEPDSDEDPQTTRAAAIALDALRQDVATLAFRPEGELAVAVPALKAVDQLLSGRSNPKIPDIQSAGAPATELLASSLVENALHARSAIDQTLGNEPWKSYTINFVRTERLRIR, from the coding sequence ATGAAGGACCGGCTCCTCGCCGGGCTCAACACCGAGGCCGGCGCCCCCGACCTCCGACGACGCCAGTACGCGATGGCGGTGCTGGTCACCGCGGTGGTCGCCACCGCCGTCGGCTGGCTGCTGGACCTGCGCACCCCCGCGCTCATCGGCGGGCTCACCGCCGTGTTCGCGCTGGTCGCCGCGGGCGGGCAATCGCTGCGCTCCGACCTGCACCGGTTCTCCTGGTTCGGACCGGCGCTGGTGCTGGTCGTGGCGGTGGGGCCGCTGCTCCGCGAGATCCCGGTGCTGGCCGGGCTGCTGGTGGCGGCCGTCGTGTTCGGCTCCGGGATGCTGCCCGCCCTCGGCGAGCAGTACCGGGTCAGCGGCCAGACCTTCGCCGCGGCCACCCTCGTGTCCACCACCACCGGCATCGGATCCGGCGAACCCGCCTGGATGCTGTTCCTGTCCACCGGGGCGGGTGCGGTGTTCGCCCTGGTGCTGCGGGTGCTCATCGGCATCGGCGATCCGACCCGCGCCACCCGGCACGCCGTGGCCCGGACCCTGCTCGAACCCGGGCCGGGCGTGCTGGAGATCGCCGCGAGCGCCTGGCGCGCCGACGGGTCGAGCACCTGGCTCGGGCAGGTCCTCGCCGGGGCGGCCCGGTTCCGCGCCGCCCGCGAAACGCTGCTCGCCCAAGCCCAGCGGGCCGACCGGATCGAAGCGGAACGGCTGCACCGCATCGTCGTCGAAGCGGACCTGGTCGCCGCCGAACTCGCCCGCGCGGTGCGCTCCCGCGCCTGCACCGGGCTGCCCGCGATGGCCCGCGTCGACCCGGCGCAGGCCGTCGTCGCCGCGGGTGGCAGGCAGGACCTGCCCGAAGCGGTGCGCGGCATGAACGAAGGGCTCGACCGGATCCGCGGCGCCGTCGTGCAGCGCACCGAGGTCGCGGCCAGCCCGCCCGCGCCCGGTGGCCGCCGCCAGCGCGCCATCGGCGGCGTCAAGGCGCACCTGTCGCTGCGGTCCTCGCTGTTCCGGCACGCGCTGCGCTGCACGCTGGCCGTCGCCGTCGGCATGGTGATCGTGCTGCTGCTGGACGACCCGTCCGCGTCCACGCTGCTGCTGGCGCTGTACGTGGTGCTGGCGCCCGCGGCGCGGGACAGCATGAACGGCGCGTTGGAGCGCACCGGCGGCGCGGTGCTCGGCGTGGTGGTGCTGGCCGCGCTGATCACCCTGCTGCCCGGGGTGTACCTGCTGGTGCCGGTGATCGTCGTCGGCATGCTGCTCGGGGTGGAGCGGCTGCGCACCGACTACCAGGTGCTGCTGAGCTCGCTGATCGCGGTGACCGTGATCGACCAGGCGATGCGGCTGGACCGGCCGCTCGCGAACATCGCGATCAGCTTCGCGTCCAACACGGCCGTCGGCGCGGCCATCGCGCTCGGCGTCGGCTACATCAGCTTCATCGTGCTGCCCAGCAGCATGGTGCCGGACGTGCGCGGGGCCATCCGCTCCACCGTGTGGTCGGTGTCCGAGCTGCTGCGCAGCGTGCGGGCCGCCGGGCAGGGGCACGAGGTGCGCGCCGCCATGCAGTCCGCGCACGTGCTGGCGCTGCGGCGCACCCAGGACCTGCTGGGCATGCCCGCGCTGCTGGACGAACCGGACTCGGACGAGGACCCGCAGACCACGCGGGCCGCGGCGATCGCGCTGGACGCGCTGCGCCAGGACGTGGCGACGCTGGCGTTCCGGCCCGAGGGCGAACTCGCCGTGGCGGTGCCCGCGCTCAAGGCGGTGGACCAGCTGCTCAGCGGGCGGAGCAACCCGAAGATCCCGGACATCCAGTCCGCCGGGGCGCCCGCGACGGAACTGCTGGCCAGCTCGCTGGTGGAGAACGCGCTGCACGCGCGCTCGGCGATCGACCAGACCCTCGGCAACGAGCCGTGGAAGAGCTACACGATCAACTTCGTGCGAACCGAACGGCTCCGCATCCGCTGA
- a CDS encoding S1 family peptidase produces MTRKLAARMAGTIVLAAGTVAAFTMPASATVAPAPLEKAATQLEAMQRDFGLTADQAQARLHSEAIANTADRTLRGVLADAFGGSRYDAELGKLVVGTTDANLVDEIRAAGAEPKLVEHSTAQLAGVVDGLNTRQAPQGVTGWYLDSAANSVVVTAAEGAGAAANEFVHATGVDAQAVRVVESAESPRILADVIGGNAYTIGGSARCSVGFSVEGGFVSAGHCGSEGDTTSTPSGTFAGSSFPGDDYSYVEVASGETPRGLVNDYAGGTVGVAGSTEAAEGASICRSGSTSGWHCGTVQAKNQTVNYAEGTVTGLTRTDACAEPGDSGGSWLAGDQAQGVTSGGSGDCTSGGTTYFQPVNEILDAYGLTLITE; encoded by the coding sequence ATGACGCGCAAGCTCGCGGCCAGAATGGCCGGGACGATCGTGCTGGCGGCCGGAACCGTCGCGGCCTTCACCATGCCCGCTTCGGCGACCGTCGCCCCCGCGCCGCTGGAGAAGGCAGCCACCCAGCTCGAAGCCATGCAGCGCGACTTCGGCCTCACCGCCGACCAGGCGCAGGCCCGGCTGCACAGCGAGGCCATCGCCAACACCGCGGACCGGACGCTGCGCGGCGTGCTCGCCGACGCGTTCGGCGGTTCGCGCTACGACGCCGAGCTGGGCAAGCTCGTCGTCGGCACCACCGACGCGAACCTGGTCGACGAGATCCGCGCCGCGGGCGCCGAGCCGAAGCTGGTCGAGCACAGCACCGCGCAGCTGGCCGGCGTCGTCGACGGGCTCAACACCCGCCAGGCGCCGCAGGGCGTCACCGGCTGGTACCTGGACTCGGCCGCCAACTCGGTCGTGGTCACCGCCGCCGAGGGCGCGGGTGCCGCCGCGAACGAGTTCGTGCACGCCACCGGGGTCGACGCGCAGGCCGTGCGCGTCGTCGAATCCGCGGAGTCCCCGCGCATCCTCGCCGACGTGATCGGCGGCAACGCCTACACGATCGGCGGCAGCGCCCGCTGTTCCGTCGGCTTCTCGGTGGAGGGCGGCTTCGTCAGCGCCGGGCACTGCGGCAGCGAGGGCGACACCACCAGCACGCCGTCCGGCACCTTCGCGGGCTCCTCGTTCCCCGGGGACGACTACTCCTACGTGGAGGTCGCTTCCGGTGAGACCCCGCGCGGCCTGGTGAACGACTACGCGGGCGGCACCGTCGGCGTCGCCGGTTCGACCGAGGCCGCCGAGGGCGCCTCGATCTGCCGGTCCGGCTCCACCAGCGGCTGGCACTGCGGCACCGTCCAGGCCAAGAACCAGACGGTGAACTACGCCGAGGGCACCGTCACCGGGCTGACCCGCACCGACGCGTGCGCCGAGCCCGGCGACTCCGGCGGCTCGTGGCTGGCCGGTGACCAGGCGCAGGGCGTGACCTCCGGTGGTTCGGGCGACTGCACCAGCGGTGGCACGACCTACTTCCAGCCGGTCAACGAGATCCTGGACGCCTACGGCCTGACCCTGATCACGGAGTGA
- a CDS encoding DUF3263 domain-containing protein, protein MGQELGDRELSILAFERQWWKGAGGKERAIRELFDMSGTRYYQVLNDLLDDPAAVRADPMLIKRLRKVRASRQRARQARRLGIEWH, encoded by the coding sequence GTGGGGCAGGAGCTCGGCGACCGCGAGCTGAGCATCCTCGCGTTCGAGCGGCAGTGGTGGAAGGGCGCGGGCGGCAAGGAACGGGCCATCCGCGAGCTGTTCGACATGTCCGGCACCCGGTACTACCAGGTGCTGAACGATCTGCTGGACGATCCGGCGGCGGTCCGGGCCGATCCGATGCTGATCAAACGTTTGCGCAAGGTGCGGGCGAGTCGGCAGCGCGCCCGGCAGGCCCGCCGACTGGGAATCGAGTGGCACTGA
- the thiS gene encoding sulfur carrier protein ThiS, which produces MQVVINGAERPVQVDATLAAVLAEFGVPERGVAVAVDGTVVPRANWQATELRDGAAVEVLTAVQGG; this is translated from the coding sequence GTGCAAGTGGTGATCAACGGGGCGGAACGTCCCGTGCAGGTGGACGCGACGCTGGCGGCGGTGCTCGCCGAGTTCGGCGTGCCCGAGCGCGGCGTCGCCGTCGCCGTGGACGGGACCGTGGTGCCCAGGGCGAACTGGCAGGCGACGGAACTCCGCGACGGGGCGGCCGTCGAAGTGCTCACCGCGGTGCAAGGGGGCTGA
- a CDS encoding Uma2 family endonuclease, with translation MSAAPVLQESSWETFVQVWNGLDLPEGWRAEIIEERIVMSPPPDQNHNLIGSRVNKALVRALPDDWEVLQTQGIALPSSSRIVVPDLLVVLRERMTPAVVLPGEDALLSVEITSKSNADTDRTTKLRAYAQAGIPLYLLIDRFAPRWPTITLFSEPDGEAYRESHSVPFGKPLDLPAPFTVTLETEAFPR, from the coding sequence GTGAGTGCTGCCCCGGTGCTCCAGGAATCGTCCTGGGAGACGTTCGTCCAGGTCTGGAACGGCCTCGATCTTCCCGAAGGTTGGCGCGCGGAGATCATCGAAGAGAGGATCGTGATGTCCCCGCCGCCGGACCAGAACCACAACCTCATCGGCAGCCGCGTGAACAAGGCGTTGGTGCGGGCGTTGCCCGACGATTGGGAGGTCCTGCAGACCCAGGGCATCGCCCTGCCGTCGAGCTCGCGGATCGTGGTGCCCGATCTCCTCGTCGTGCTCCGCGAGCGGATGACTCCAGCGGTCGTGCTCCCGGGGGAGGATGCGCTGCTCTCAGTCGAGATCACCTCGAAGAGCAATGCCGACACCGACCGGACGACCAAGCTCCGTGCGTACGCCCAGGCCGGCATCCCGCTCTACTTGCTCATCGACCGCTTCGCGCCGCGTTGGCCCACGATCACCCTGTTCTCCGAGCCGGACGGCGAGGCCTACCGCGAATCGCACTCGGTCCCGTTCGGCAAACCGCTCGACCTGCCCGCCCCGTTCACCGTCACCCTGGAAACCGAAGCCTTCCCCCGCTGA
- the thiD gene encoding bifunctional hydroxymethylpyrimidine kinase/phosphomethylpyrimidine kinase has product MHETPGHLRRPAHDTAPPTALTIAGSDSGGSAGMHADLRAFFSCGVHGMTAVTAVTVQNTVGVTGLVEIPPETVAAQISAVATDIGVDAAKTGVLSSAATIEAVLAACDEHGIGRGRRTPFVVDPVAASRSGEPLLRPDALDALRNGAFPRATLVTPNLDEVRLLTGIDARSRDDLLDAAKAVHDFGPDWVLIKSGHLLDDPECVDLLFDGTDAIQLPGPRYSTVHTHGAGDVFASAITAALAKGASMPDAVAAGKRFVTRSVEHAYPLGAGVGPVSTFWRVSPRSL; this is encoded by the coding sequence ATGCACGAGACACCCGGCCACCTGCGACGACCCGCGCACGACACGGCCCCGCCGACGGCGCTGACCATCGCCGGATCGGACTCGGGCGGCAGCGCGGGCATGCACGCCGACCTGCGGGCGTTCTTCTCCTGCGGGGTGCACGGCATGACGGCCGTGACCGCGGTGACCGTGCAGAACACCGTCGGCGTCACCGGGCTGGTGGAGATCCCGCCGGAGACGGTCGCCGCGCAGATCAGCGCCGTCGCCACCGACATCGGGGTGGACGCGGCGAAGACCGGGGTGCTGTCCTCGGCCGCCACCATCGAGGCCGTGCTCGCCGCCTGCGACGAGCACGGCATCGGCCGCGGCCGGCGCACCCCGTTCGTCGTGGACCCGGTCGCCGCCTCCCGCAGCGGTGAACCGCTGCTGCGCCCGGACGCGCTGGACGCGCTGCGCAACGGGGCCTTCCCGCGGGCGACGCTGGTGACGCCGAACCTGGACGAGGTGCGGCTGCTCACCGGGATCGACGCGCGCAGCCGGGACGACCTGCTGGACGCGGCGAAGGCCGTGCACGACTTCGGACCGGACTGGGTGCTGATCAAGAGCGGGCACCTGCTGGACGATCCGGAGTGCGTGGACCTGCTGTTCGACGGCACCGACGCGATCCAGCTGCCCGGGCCGCGCTACTCGACGGTGCACACGCACGGGGCGGGTGACGTGTTCGCCTCCGCGATCACCGCGGCGCTGGCGAAGGGCGCGTCGATGCCGGACGCGGTCGCCGCGGGCAAGCGGTTCGTGACGCGCAGCGTGGAGCACGCCTACCCCCTCGGCGCCGGCGTCGGGCCGGTGTCGACGTTCTGGCGGGTGAGCCCGCGCTCGTTGTGA
- the thiC gene encoding phosphomethylpyrimidine synthase ThiC gives MADVRPEPSSVDSDSPGVTTGPISGSRKVHREVGDLRVPARRIELSNGEHLDVYDTSGPYTDETATIDVHAGLPRTRDGWHREHPTQLAAAKAGVITREMEFVAAREDLPAEFVRDEIARGRAVLPASHRHPESEPMIIGKKFLVKVNANIGNSAVTSSVPEEVEKMVWATRWGADTIMDLSTGKRIHETRERILRNSPVPVGTVPIYQALEKVNGDPAKLTWEIYRDTVVEQCEQGVDYMTVHAGVLLRYVPLTARRVTGIVSRGGSIMAAWCLAHHRESFLYEHFSELCEILREYDVTFSLGDGLRPGSIADANDRAQFAELETLGELTGIARAHDVQVMIEGPGHVPMHKIAENVRLEEELCDEAPFYTLGPLTTDIAPAYDHITSGIGAAMIAQAGTAMLCYVTPKEHLGLPDRDDVKTGVITYKIAAHAGDLAKGHPRAQEWDDALSKARFEFRWTDQFNLALDPDTAKAYHDQTLPAEPAKTAHFCSMCGPKFCSMKITQDVRKFAEERGLTSVEAIEEGMREKSAEFAGSGGEVYLPVVS, from the coding sequence GTGGCCGACGTGCGTCCTGAACCGTCCTCTGTGGACTCCGATTCCCCCGGTGTGACCACCGGACCGATCAGCGGGTCCCGCAAGGTGCACCGCGAGGTCGGCGACCTGCGGGTGCCCGCCCGCCGCATCGAGCTCAGCAACGGCGAGCACCTCGACGTCTACGACACCTCCGGGCCCTACACCGACGAGACCGCCACCATCGACGTGCACGCGGGCCTGCCCCGCACCCGCGACGGCTGGCACCGCGAGCACCCCACCCAGCTCGCCGCCGCCAAGGCCGGGGTGATCACCCGCGAGATGGAGTTCGTCGCCGCCCGCGAGGACCTGCCCGCCGAGTTCGTCCGCGACGAGATCGCCCGCGGCCGCGCGGTGCTGCCCGCCAGCCACCGCCACCCCGAGAGCGAACCGATGATCATCGGGAAGAAGTTCCTGGTGAAGGTGAACGCGAACATCGGGAACTCGGCGGTGACCTCCTCGGTGCCCGAAGAGGTCGAGAAGATGGTGTGGGCCACCCGCTGGGGCGCCGACACGATCATGGACCTGTCCACCGGCAAGCGGATCCACGAGACCCGCGAGCGCATCCTGCGCAACTCGCCGGTGCCGGTCGGCACGGTGCCGATCTACCAGGCGCTGGAGAAGGTGAACGGCGACCCGGCGAAGCTCACCTGGGAGATCTACCGGGACACCGTGGTCGAGCAGTGCGAGCAGGGCGTGGACTACATGACCGTGCACGCCGGGGTGCTGCTGCGGTACGTGCCGCTGACCGCGCGGCGCGTCACCGGGATCGTCTCCCGCGGCGGTTCGATCATGGCCGCCTGGTGCCTGGCGCACCACCGGGAGAGCTTCCTGTACGAGCACTTCTCCGAGCTGTGCGAGATCCTCCGCGAGTACGACGTCACCTTCTCCCTCGGCGACGGGTTGCGGCCCGGCTCCATCGCCGACGCCAACGACCGGGCCCAGTTCGCCGAGCTGGAGACCCTCGGCGAGCTCACCGGCATCGCCCGCGCGCACGACGTGCAGGTGATGATCGAAGGCCCCGGGCACGTGCCCATGCACAAGATCGCGGAGAACGTGCGGCTGGAGGAGGAGCTGTGCGACGAGGCGCCGTTCTACACCCTCGGCCCGCTCACCACGGACATCGCGCCCGCCTACGACCACATCACCTCCGGCATCGGCGCGGCGATGATCGCGCAGGCCGGGACCGCGATGCTCTGCTACGTCACGCCCAAGGAGCACCTGGGGCTACCGGACCGGGACGACGTGAAGACGGGCGTGATCACCTACAAGATCGCCGCGCACGCCGGCGACCTCGCCAAGGGGCACCCGCGGGCGCAGGAGTGGGACGACGCGCTGTCCAAGGCCCGCTTCGAGTTCCGCTGGACCGACCAGTTCAACCTGGCGCTCGACCCGGACACCGCGAAGGCGTACCACGACCAGACGCTGCCCGCGGAACCCGCGAAGACCGCGCACTTCTGCTCGATGTGCGGGCCGAAGTTCTGCTCCATGAAGATCACCCAGGACGTGCGGAAGTTCGCCGAGGAACGCGGCCTCACCTCCGTGGAGGCGATCGAGGAGGGCATGCGGGAGAAGTCCGCCGAGTTCGCCGGTTCCGGCGGCGAGGTCTACCTGCCCGTCGTGAGCTGA
- the thiO gene encoding glycine oxidase ThiO codes for MQQQSSVTVVGGGVIGLSVAWTAARAGHRVEVVDAGERRASWVAGGMLAPVAEAAPGEEELLELGSESLRRWPSFAAELARGSGLPSGLRREGTLVVGVDGADRAELDMLADHLASLGRTVTRLGGREVRRLEPSLGPAVRRGLEVPGDLAVDNRLALAALRAAAEAAGVRFRAGAARWVRPGEVELAERTLRCDVAVIAAGARSGELHPALTGRIRPVKGEVLRLRARPTALPPPARTVRGPVRGRQVYLVPRDDGGLVVGATQHDAGFDETVTAGGVRDLLADAERVLPGIAEYELLEAVAGLRPGTHDNLPVIGELEPGVLAATGHHRNGFLLAPITADAVLAELSGREPPVAGPVPAGDGGGRPCKW; via the coding sequence ATGCAGCAGCAGTCGTCCGTCACCGTCGTCGGTGGCGGGGTCATCGGTCTCTCCGTCGCGTGGACGGCCGCGCGCGCGGGCCACCGCGTCGAAGTCGTCGATGCGGGGGAGCGGCGTGCGTCGTGGGTCGCGGGCGGGATGCTCGCCCCGGTCGCCGAGGCCGCGCCGGGGGAAGAGGAACTGCTGGAGCTCGGGTCCGAGTCGCTGCGCCGCTGGCCGTCGTTCGCCGCCGAGCTGGCCCGCGGGTCCGGGCTGCCGTCCGGGCTGCGCCGGGAGGGCACGCTGGTGGTCGGCGTGGACGGTGCCGACCGCGCCGAGCTGGACATGCTCGCCGACCACCTCGCCTCGCTGGGGCGCACCGTCACCCGGCTCGGCGGCCGGGAGGTGCGCCGCCTCGAACCCTCGCTGGGGCCCGCGGTGCGGCGCGGCCTGGAGGTGCCCGGCGATCTGGCGGTGGACAACCGGCTGGCGCTGGCCGCGCTGCGGGCCGCGGCGGAGGCGGCGGGCGTCCGGTTCCGCGCCGGGGCGGCGCGGTGGGTGCGGCCGGGCGAGGTGGAGCTCGCCGAGCGGACCCTGCGCTGCGACGTCGCGGTGATCGCCGCCGGTGCCCGCTCCGGCGAGCTGCACCCGGCGCTCACCGGCCGGATCCGCCCGGTCAAGGGCGAGGTGCTGCGGCTGCGGGCGCGCCCCACCGCGCTGCCCCCGCCCGCGCGCACCGTGCGCGGCCCGGTGCGCGGCAGGCAGGTCTACCTGGTCCCGCGCGACGACGGCGGGCTCGTCGTCGGCGCCACCCAGCACGACGCCGGGTTCGACGAGACCGTCACCGCCGGCGGCGTCCGCGACCTGCTGGCCGACGCGGAACGGGTGCTGCCGGGCATCGCCGAGTACGAGCTGCTCGAAGCCGTCGCCGGGCTGCGGCCCGGCACGCACGACAACCTGCCGGTGATCGGCGAACTGGAGCCGGGGGTGCTGGCCGCGACCGGCCACCACCGCAACGGGTTCCTGCTCGCGCCGATCACCGCGGACGCGGTGCTGGCAGAGCTGTCGGGCCGCGAACCACCGGTCGCCGGACCGGTTCCCGCAGGCGACGGAGGAGGTCGACCGTGCAAGTGGTGA
- a CDS encoding peptide deformylase: MAVHPIRIVGDPVLHHPTRPVERFDDALRTLVEDMFETNTAANGAGLAATQIGVDLRVFVYDCPDDDGVRHRGVVVNPVLETSDIPQTMPDPDDDWEGCLSVPGEAFPTGRADWAKVTGFDVDGAPVEVEGTGFFARCLQHETDHLDGHLYLTRLVGRNARAAKKAVKRNGWGVPGLSWDPAVEGDPFAEED; encoded by the coding sequence ATGGCTGTTCACCCGATCCGCATCGTGGGCGACCCGGTGCTGCACCACCCCACGCGCCCCGTCGAGCGGTTCGACGACGCGCTGCGCACCCTCGTCGAGGACATGTTCGAGACGAACACCGCCGCGAACGGCGCCGGGCTGGCGGCCACCCAGATCGGCGTGGACCTCCGGGTCTTCGTCTACGACTGCCCCGACGACGACGGGGTGCGGCACCGCGGCGTGGTGGTCAACCCGGTGCTGGAGACCAGCGACATCCCGCAGACCATGCCCGACCCCGACGACGACTGGGAAGGCTGCCTGTCGGTCCCCGGCGAAGCGTTCCCCACCGGCCGGGCGGACTGGGCGAAGGTCACCGGCTTCGACGTGGACGGTGCGCCGGTCGAGGTGGAGGGCACCGGGTTCTTCGCCCGCTGCCTGCAGCACGAGACCGACCACCTGGACGGGCACCTCTACCTGACCCGGCTCGTCGGGCGGAACGCGCGGGCCGCGAAGAAGGCCGTCAAGCGCAACGGCTGGGGAGTTCCCGGCCTCTCCTGGGACCCGGCAGTCGAAGGCGATCCCTTTGCTGAGGAGGATTGA
- the thiG gene encoding thiazole synthase (functions in thiamine (vitamin B1) biosynthesis; in Bacillus subtilis this enzyme catalyzes the formation of thiazole from dehydroxyglycine and 1-deoxy-D-xylulose-5-phosphate and ThiS-thiocarboxylate) — translation MDDALVIAGREFGSRLITGTGGAANLSVLERALLASGTELTTVAMRRADAGGRTGVLDLLHRLGIEALPNTAGCRTAAEAVLTAQLAREALGTNWVKLEVVADEDTLLPDPVELLDAAEQLVDQGFVVLAYTNDDPVLATRLEDVGCAAVMPLGSPIGTGLGIRNPHNIEMIVSRASVPVVLDAGIGTASDAALAMELGCDAVLLASAVTRAQDPERMAAAMRAAVEAGRLAAGAGRIPQRFWARASSPGLPS, via the coding sequence GTGGACGACGCGCTGGTGATCGCGGGCCGGGAGTTCGGTTCCCGGCTGATCACGGGGACCGGAGGAGCGGCGAACCTGTCGGTGCTGGAGCGGGCGCTGCTGGCCTCCGGCACCGAGCTGACCACGGTGGCGATGCGCCGCGCCGACGCCGGGGGCCGCACCGGCGTGCTGGACCTGCTGCACCGGCTCGGCATCGAGGCGCTGCCGAACACCGCGGGCTGCCGCACGGCGGCGGAGGCGGTGCTCACCGCGCAGCTCGCCAGGGAGGCGCTGGGGACGAACTGGGTGAAGCTGGAGGTGGTGGCCGACGAGGACACGCTGCTGCCGGACCCGGTGGAGCTGCTGGACGCGGCCGAGCAGCTCGTCGACCAGGGCTTCGTGGTGCTGGCCTACACCAACGACGACCCGGTGCTGGCGACGCGGCTGGAGGACGTGGGCTGCGCGGCGGTGATGCCGCTGGGCTCGCCGATCGGCACCGGGCTGGGCATCCGGAACCCGCACAACATCGAGATGATCGTGTCCCGCGCGTCGGTGCCGGTCGTGCTCGACGCGGGCATCGGCACCGCCTCCGACGCGGCGCTGGCGATGGAGCTGGGGTGCGACGCGGTGCTGCTGGCCAGCGCCGTCACCCGGGCCCAGGACCCGGAGCGGATGGCCGCCGCGATGCGCGCCGCTGTCGAAGCGGGCCGCCTCGCCGCCGGGGCGGGGCGCATCCCGCAGCGCTTCTGGGCGCGAGCCTCCAGCCCCGGCCTGCCGAGCTGA
- the thiE gene encoding thiamine phosphate synthase: protein MPGLDGYGIRTRLADARLYLCTDARAERGDLAEFADAALSGGVDVVQLRDKGPGGAPLEARQELAALEVLAEACVRHGALLAVNDRADVALAAKADVLHLGQDDLPVDVARRIVGDEVVLGRSTHDVVQADAASTEPGVDYFCTGPVWTTPTKPGREAAGIELVRHAAEHRGHGRPWFAIGGVGHDNLAEVVAAGAERIVVVRAITEADDPRAAAESLKAGLPT, encoded by the coding sequence ATGCCCGGATTGGACGGTTACGGCATCCGCACGCGGCTCGCCGACGCACGGTTGTACCTCTGCACCGATGCGCGCGCGGAGCGGGGCGATCTGGCGGAGTTCGCCGACGCCGCGCTGTCCGGCGGCGTGGACGTCGTCCAGCTGCGGGACAAGGGGCCCGGCGGGGCGCCGCTGGAGGCGCGGCAGGAGCTGGCGGCGCTGGAGGTGCTCGCGGAGGCCTGCGTGCGGCACGGCGCGCTGCTGGCGGTGAACGACCGCGCGGACGTGGCGCTGGCCGCGAAGGCCGACGTGCTGCACCTGGGGCAGGACGACCTGCCGGTGGACGTGGCGCGGCGCATCGTCGGCGACGAGGTGGTGCTGGGGCGTTCCACGCACGACGTGGTGCAGGCGGACGCGGCGTCGACCGAACCGGGCGTGGACTACTTCTGCACCGGCCCGGTGTGGACGACGCCGACGAAACCGGGCCGGGAGGCGGCGGGCATCGAGCTGGTGCGCCACGCCGCGGAGCACCGCGGGCACGGCAGGCCGTGGTTCGCGATCGGCGGCGTCGGCCACGACAACCTCGCCGAGGTGGTCGCGGCGGGCGCGGAGCGGATCGTGGTGGTCCGGGCCATCACCGAGGCCGACGATCCGCGCGCCGCCGCCGAATCCCTCAAGGCCGGACTACCCACCTGA